From the genome of Leishmania infantum JPCM5 genome chromosome 34, one region includes:
- a CDS encoding putative uracil phosphoribosyltransferase: MSQQEGTSPTDRESTMQILNMFPGHLHLLPQTPQLHFLFTVIRDVETQRTDFIFYSERIIRLILEAALCLIPVKPFNVITPVGAVYRGVRPDDRGIIGVSIMRAGESMERVLREMCPGVRIGKILVQRDETSTDKTPDARFTYSKLPTDVASRRVLLLDPMCATGGSVIKATEILINEYGVLEENIIFLNLISAPAGIRKYLARFPKIQIVTAAIDDDLDENRYILPGLGDFGDRYFGTISE, encoded by the coding sequence ATGTCTCAGCAGGAAGGCACTTCGCCAACGGATCGCGAGAGCACCATGCAGATTCTGAACATGTTCCCCGGACACCTCCACTTGctgccgcagacgccgcagCTTCACTTCCTCTTCACTGTCATCCGCGACGTGGAAACTCAGCGCACGGACTTCATCTTTTACTCAGAGCGCATCATACGCCTCATCCTtgaggcggcgctgtgctTGATCCCTGTGAAGCCGTTTAATGTCATCACACCAGTAGGTGCTGTGTACAGGGGCGTTCGGCCGGACGACCGCGGCATCATCGGCGTTTCCATCATGCGAGCTGGCGAGTCGAtggagcgcgtgctgcgtgAGATGTGCCCCGGTGTCCGCATCGGCAAGATCCTCGTCCAACGCGACGAGACGAGCACCGACAAGACTCCCGATGCACGCTTCACCTATAGCAAGTTGCCCACAGACGTAGCCtcgcgccgcgtgctgctgctggacccGATGTGCGcgaccggcggcagcgtcatcaAGGCGACGGAGATCCTGATCAACGAGTACGGCGTGCTCGAGGAAAACATCATCTTCTTGAATCTCATCTCCGCCCCCGCAGGAATCAGGAAATATCTCGCTCGGTTCCCCAAAATCCAGATTGTGaccgccgccatcgacgacgacTTGGACGAGAACAGGTACATCCTGCCCGGCCTCGGTGACTTTGGCGACCGCTATTTCGGCACGATATCGGAGTGA
- a CDS encoding mitochondrial ATP-dependent zinc metallopeptidase codes for MLPQRSPTDAVQRAYTMSPQERVLIAQIAARARLQRTWRHLGILSVLLSALIGYRWYTAQARLDADVSNYKAVVVDVPGHTAVYVDDNGKLIGVRNFIDFATFEKTCDPEKDVLIQFSTYYPWIPMLLLCLLPVLAVVNAGFNGSARMITMAAQAEKSRFTFKREMSVSTRLKDVAGLTEAKHEVVEVIDFLKHPGRYQTLGAKLPKGVLLDGPPGVGKTLLAKAVAGEAMVPFVSCSGSEFEEVYVGVGAQRVRELFREAHNCKPCVVFIDEIDAFGRKRRSDGNGSSRGTLNAFLAALDGFKDASGIMVLAATNRADILDNALTRSGRFDRKISLEKPSYKDRVAIALVHLQPLHLDPSSSLQNYAEMVAALTPGCSGADIFNVCNEAAIQAAREDKEYVGAPHFHLAVERVLVGLEKSAVKYTPHEKERLAYHEAGIVVLNWFQSDTDPVIKSTILPRGRHRTGVTQKLPQNIYISTQERLLQRIVGRLGGYVSEEHFFSDVSTSAAEDLQMATSMARDMVCVYGMDPVHIGHMGFELDRDDTLQKPFGPEKENAVDIAVETIVQSCLKRARALMLEHLNHTRIIAGLLLKQETLNAHEMWFALGDRPVMTKEFRTYLES; via the coding sequence atgctgccgcagcgcagtcCGACTgatgcggtgcagcgcgcctATACAATGTCGCCGCAGGAGCGCGTTCTGATTGCGCAGATCGCGGCACGggcacggctgcagcggaCGTGGCGCCACCTTGGCATCCTCTCGGTGTTGCTCTCCGCACTTATTGGATACCGGTGGTAcacggcgcaggcgcggctTGACGCTGACGTGTCGAACTACAAGGCGGTTGTCGTGGACGTGCCCGGCCATACCGCCGTCTACGTGGACGACAACGGCAAGCTCATCGGCGTGCGCAACTTCATCGACTTTGCCACGTTCGAGAAGACCTGCGATCCGGAAAAGGATGTGCTGATCCAGTTTAGCACCTACTACCCATGGATCccgatgctgctgctatGTCTACTGCCGGTGCTGGCTGTTGTGAACGCCGGCTTCAACGGGTCGGCGCGCATGATCACaatggcggcgcaggcggagaAGAGTCGGTTTACGTTCAAGCGAGAGATGTCGGTAAGTACGCGGCTGAAGGACGTTGCGGGGCTGACGGAGGCAAAGcacgaggtggtggaggtgatTGACTTCCTCAAGCACCCGGGGCGTTACCAGACGCTTGGTGCGAAGCTGCCGAAGGGCGTGCTGCTCGACGGCCCGCCTGGTGTCGGCAAGACGCTACTGGCCAAGGCGGTGGCTGGCGAGGCCATGGTGCCGTTTGTCAGCTGCTCGGGCAGCGAGTTTGAGGAGGTGtacgtcggcgtcggcgcgcagcgcgtgcgtgagctgTTTCGCGAGGCGCATAACTGCAAGCCGTGTGTCGTGTTCATAGACGAGATCGACGCGTTTGGCCGCAAGCGCCGATCAGATGGCAACGGCAGCTCGCGGGGCACCTTGAACGCCTTCCTCGCGGCGCTTGACGGGTTCAAGGATGCGTCTGGCATCATGGTGCTGGCGGCCACGAACCGCGCCGACATCCTAGATAACGCGCTGACTCGCTCCGGCCGCTTCGATCGCAAGATCTCGCTTGAGAAGCCGTCCTACAAGGATCGTGTGGCGATCGCCCTGGTGCatctgcagccgctccaccttGACccgtcgtcctcgctgcaGAACTACGCCGAGATGGTAGCGGCGCTGACACCTGGCTGCAGCGGGGCAGACATCTTCAACGTGTGCAACGAGGCAGCTATCCAGGCGGCGCGTGAGGACAAGGAGTATGTCGGGGCGCCGCACTTCCACTTGGCTGTCGAGCGGGTGCTCGTCGGTCTTGAAAAGAGCGCTGTCAAGTACACACCACACGAGAAAGAGCGACTGGCGTACCACGAGGCGGGGATTGTGGTGCTGAATTGGTTCCAGAGCGACACGGATCCAGTCATCAAGTCCACTATCCTGccgcgcggccgccaccgcacgGGTGTGACGCAGAAGCTGCCGCAGAACATCTACATATCGACGCAGGAGCGACTGCTGCAACGCATTGTGGGCCGGCTGGGCGGCTACGTGTCAGAGGAGCACTTCTTCAGCGATGTGTCGACGAGTGCGGCCGAGGATTTGCAGATGGCGACGAGCATGGCACGCGACatggtgtgcgtgtatggCATGGACCCGGTGCACATTGGGCACATGGGATTCGAGCTGGACCGCGACGACACGCTGCAGAAACCGTTTGGCCCCGAGAAAGAGAATGCGGTTGACATTGCCGTGGAGACGATTGTGCAGTCTTGCCTAAAGCGGGCGCGAGCTCTGATGCTGGAGCACCTGAATCACACCCGCATCATTgctgggctgctgctgaagcaggAGACGCTGAATGCACATGAAATGTGGTTCGCACTGGGCGACCGCCCTGTCATGACGAAGGAGTTCCGGACCTACCTGGAGAGCTAA
- a CDS encoding putative amastin-like surface protein: MACSIGMVLYVILQLIAFFFVLVGTPIDMFRGTIAEIAFSHFCLTLWGAKWGCSNSSYFLTSDQLWANCTGRRNRFRAAQASAVISIFLYGAAFVLGVLLLFCCSIFRWVCLVLNIVGIFTLGIVWASMVVTFYTDEGVTCERLIIGTRYGAGFVLFLVAWCLDIINIFFLLLPCDDQKLVSTANPGVYTRGGEEVK; encoded by the coding sequence ATGGCGTGCAGCATCGGCATGGTCCTCTACGTCATCCTCCAGCTCATCGCGTTCTTTTTCGTGCTGGTGGGTACGCCGATCGACATGTTTCGCGGCACGATTGCCGAAATTGCATTCTCGCATTTCTGCTTGACGTTGTGGGGCGCAAAATGGGGTTGCTCCAACAGCTCGTACTTTCTCACGTCGGACCAGTTGTGGGCAAATTGCACGGGCCGCCGCAACCGTTTCCGCGCTGCCCAGGCGTCGGCTGTCATCTCCATCTTTCTGTACGGCGCGGCGTTCGTCTTGGGCGTCCTTCTGCTGTTCTGCTGCTCGATCTTCCGCTGGGTGTGCCTGGTTCTCAACATCGTTGGCATCTTCACCTTGGGCATTGTCTGGGCGTCCATGGTGGTGACGTTCTACACGGATGAAGGCGTAACCTGCGAGCGGCTGATTATTGGCACAAGGTATGGAGCCGGCTTCGTTCTCTTCTTGGTGGCCTGGTGCCTGGATATCATCAACATCTTCTTCTTGCTGCTCCCGTGCGACGATCAGAAGCTTGTTTCGACCGCGAATCCGGGGGTATATACAAGAGGCGGGGAGGAAGTGAAgtga
- a CDS encoding tuzin-like protein yields MVVYLWAVAKTSRASPFHPHRLCVVRGGGTAGVAQRPQEAVRGQRGRGREAAFVTRQPHAPHRQRAAAGATPFRHWLVDVPRAADEQLPAPLHVAAGTAARATRATWRSSRSSSLAAAGGGADLTAGKGGSRAVCVCVGARAGRHWREGAVGARAARGDWQAALRAGEGHEALLCPGQAQGHHELCSRHACGALRPHDEPTRPRAAAERGGGHAFRPAIQNLPKAARWPQGEGALATAGGDLVRRTDEQASAYTQHAIDAASLNRFFDGMGARSSDVDELLAAVHHGRVSAARCTNARLLEAVRCSLAKGVRLFRSTPFRPALVGQSRTYGVAA; encoded by the coding sequence ATGGTGGTGTACTTGTGGGCGGTGGCCAAGACGAGCAGGGCCAGTCCCTTCCATCCGCATCGCTTGTGCGtcgtgcgtggcggcgggaCTGCGGGCGTGGCTCAGCGGCCACAGGAGGCCGTGCGGGGacaaagggggagggggcgagaaGCTGCTTTCGTTACTCGGCAGCCTCACGCTCCGCACCGAcagcgagcagctgcaggtgctaCCCCATTCAGGCACTGGCTCGTTGACgtgcctcgcgcagcggaCGAGCAACTACCGGCGCCGCTCCATGTCGCAGCGGGaactgctgcgcgcgcgacCCGCGCGACGTGGAGGTCATCGCGCTCATCCTCTCTAGCGGCGGCTGGGGGGGGAGCGGATTTGACTGCTGGAAAGGGCGGATCTCGTGCAgtctgtgtctgcgtcgGAGCCCGGGCAGGGCGGCATTGGCGAGAGGGTGCAGTGGGCGCGCGGGCAGCACGGGGCGATTGGCAAGCTGCACTGCGAGCGGGTGAGGGGCATGAGGCTTTGCTGTGCCCTGGCCAAGCACAAGGGCACCATGAGCTGTGTAGCAGGCATGCTTGCGGTGCGTTGCGTCCTCACGACGAGCCCACGCGCCcacgggcggcagcagagagggggggaggccATGCATTCCGGCCCGCCATCCAGAACCTCCCCAAGGCCGCACGGTGGCCCCAGGGCGAGGGTGCGCTCGCGACTGCCGGCGGGGACCTCGTGAGGCGCACGGACGAGCAGGCGTCCGCCTACACGCAGCATGCCATCGACGCCGCCAGCCTCAACCGCTTTTTCGACGGAATGggagcgcgcagcagcgatgtGGACGAGCTGCTTGCCGCCGTGCATCACGGCCGCGTCTCGGCGGCAAGGTGTACGAATGCGAGGCTGTTGGAGGCAGTGCGGTGCAGTCTCGCAAAGGGTGTGCGGCTGTTCCGCAGCACGCCTTTCCGCCCCGCCCTCGTCGGCCAGTCACGCACAtacggcgtcgctgcctgA